From one Phocaeicola salanitronis DSM 18170 genomic stretch:
- a CDS encoding lysylphosphatidylglycerol synthase transmembrane domain-containing protein: MKKETLFNPYYVAVPIVLGLLVIAGMFWKEFDPGIFVAIKPDAQMWAGIVLAALCMVCQNLALTQRFKILVGKKLSWKQVFRVNMLCEFTSAATPSAVGGSSLIAVYLHKEGLAGGEGTAVMIANLFLDEFFLSLACVVVLLLFPMDILFMGNAAFDTGVQIVFMAVLAVVCVWTLILYVALFHKAQWISRLLLALFSLPFLRRWKPGVVKLGEDLITSSRELSCRSFGFWLKCFGVTAWAWCSRYWVVNALLFAFSSGGDHFLAFARQLVIWMVLVVTPTPGGSGFGEYMFNVYYGDFFPFAGTAVIAAFVWRLITYYSYLIIGVCILPNWVNSVFGKKR; the protein is encoded by the coding sequence ATGAAAAAAGAAACGCTTTTCAATCCTTATTATGTAGCTGTTCCTATCGTCTTGGGGCTGTTGGTCATTGCCGGAATGTTCTGGAAAGAATTCGACCCTGGGATTTTTGTCGCGATTAAGCCCGATGCGCAAATGTGGGCAGGTATTGTATTGGCGGCATTGTGCATGGTTTGCCAGAATCTGGCATTGACCCAACGCTTTAAGATATTGGTCGGGAAAAAGCTTTCATGGAAACAGGTCTTCCGGGTGAATATGCTTTGTGAGTTTACTTCTGCCGCCACCCCATCGGCAGTGGGCGGGAGCAGCCTGATAGCGGTTTATTTGCATAAAGAAGGGCTGGCTGGAGGTGAAGGTACGGCGGTGATGATAGCCAACTTGTTTCTGGATGAATTTTTCCTCTCGTTGGCATGCGTTGTTGTGTTGTTGTTGTTTCCCATGGATATCCTTTTCATGGGGAATGCGGCGTTCGATACAGGCGTGCAGATTGTGTTTATGGCGGTGTTGGCGGTGGTATGTGTCTGGACCTTGATACTTTATGTGGCATTGTTTCATAAGGCGCAATGGATAAGCCGCCTGCTGCTTGCCTTGTTTTCACTTCCATTCTTGCGCCGCTGGAAACCGGGAGTGGTGAAGTTGGGCGAGGATTTGATAACAAGCTCGCGTGAATTGAGTTGCCGTTCGTTCGGCTTTTGGTTGAAGTGCTTCGGTGTGACGGCATGGGCGTGGTGTTCCCGCTATTGGGTGGTGAATGCCTTGTTGTTCGCTTTCTCTTCAGGGGGTGACCATTTTCTTGCTTTTGCCCGCCAGCTTGTTATTTGGATGGTGCTGGTAGTCACTCCCACACCGGGCGGAAGCGGTTTCGGCGAATATATGTTCAACGTATATTATGGAGATTTTTTCCCTTTTGCAGGAACGGCGGTGATAGCCGCTTTCGTTTGGCGGCTCATAACTTATTATTCTTATTTGATTATCGGCGTATGCATTTTGCCCAATTGGGTAAATTCGGTATTTGGAAAGAAGCGGTAA
- a CDS encoding glycosyltransferase, translated as MIGLFNDCFPPVMDGVSVTTQNYAYWLHQRGEDVCVVTPSAKSYTDCTPYPVYRYASIPVPQRKPYRMGFPYIDLPFAKQIHGLPFVLLHAHCPFTSGSLAMHLAHAKHIPLVTTFHSKYRADFERVIPNKLIVELIIKRIVNFYEHADEVWIPQASVEDTLREYGYRGKVEVVDNGNDFAGTYSEAERVMFRKELGAADDTPVFLYVGQHIWEKNLEFLLHAVARLKDLPFQMFFIGTGYAASSLKELSEKLGLSGKVRFQGCITERDELRKYYLAADLFLFPSLYDNAPLVVREAAALHTPSVLIAGSTASAVVRDGVNGFLSENNQEAFAARITQVLQDRLLLGKVSVQASETLARSWEDIAGEVSDRYSSIIKRYRV; from the coding sequence ATGATTGGCCTGTTTAATGATTGCTTCCCTCCTGTTATGGACGGAGTATCTGTTACTACACAAAATTATGCATATTGGCTTCATCAGAGGGGTGAGGATGTGTGCGTAGTCACTCCTTCGGCGAAGTCGTATACCGATTGTACACCTTATCCCGTTTATCGGTATGCTTCTATCCCTGTACCTCAGCGCAAGCCTTATCGGATGGGATTCCCTTATATAGACTTGCCTTTTGCCAAGCAAATCCATGGCTTGCCTTTCGTCTTGCTGCATGCGCATTGCCCGTTCACTTCCGGAAGCCTTGCCATGCATTTGGCACATGCCAAGCATATTCCGTTGGTGACTACTTTCCATTCCAAGTATCGTGCTGATTTTGAGCGGGTGATACCGAATAAGCTGATTGTGGAATTGATAATTAAGCGTATTGTGAACTTTTATGAACATGCGGATGAGGTATGGATTCCGCAGGCGTCGGTAGAAGACACTTTACGCGAGTATGGCTATCGGGGGAAAGTAGAAGTGGTGGACAACGGCAATGATTTTGCCGGTACCTATTCGGAGGCGGAGCGTGTGATGTTCCGGAAAGAATTAGGCGCCGCCGATGATACTCCGGTATTTCTGTACGTGGGGCAGCATATTTGGGAAAAGAATCTGGAATTCCTGCTTCATGCCGTTGCCCGGCTGAAGGATTTGCCGTTTCAGATGTTTTTCATCGGGACAGGTTATGCGGCTTCCAGTCTGAAGGAATTGTCGGAGAAGCTGGGCTTATCTGGCAAAGTCCGGTTTCAAGGCTGCATTACCGAGCGGGACGAGTTGCGTAAGTATTATCTGGCGGCAGATTTGTTCTTGTTCCCTTCTTTGTATGATAATGCTCCGTTGGTGGTTCGTGAAGCGGCGGCGCTTCATACCCCTTCTGTGCTGATAGCAGGCTCTACGGCTTCTGCCGTGGTCAGAGATGGAGTGAACGGTTTCTTGTCGGAAAACAATCAGGAAGCTTTCGCGGCAAGGATTACGCAGGTATTGCAAGACAGGCTCTTGCTGGGGAAAGTAAGTGTACAAGCCTCGGAGACGCTGGCACGCTCATGGGAAGACATTGCGGGCGAGGTGAGCGACCGGTATTCAAGTATTATCAAGCGCTATCGTGTATGA
- a CDS encoding DUF6249 domain-containing protein: MEDILVPIGVLAIIFGCIYKLFELFVGRKERIMLIEKLQPEQLSHGVAGHLKFSTYFTTLRTGCLMLGIGLGLVAGYCIDPQTSYESSSIIYAASVLIGGGLGLIAAVLTELKLNKKKEEE, translated from the coding sequence ATGGAAGACATTTTAGTACCTATCGGCGTGCTTGCCATTATTTTCGGCTGCATCTACAAATTATTCGAACTGTTCGTAGGACGCAAAGAACGAATCATGCTGATTGAAAAACTTCAGCCCGAACAATTAAGCCACGGGGTAGCAGGACACCTGAAATTCTCCACGTATTTCACTACCCTGCGCACGGGTTGCCTCATGCTCGGCATCGGTCTCGGACTGGTGGCAGGCTATTGCATCGACCCTCAAACCAGCTATGAGAGTTCTTCGATTATCTATGCCGCCAGCGTCCTGATAGGCGGAGGGCTGGGACTTATCGCCGCTGTCCTCACAGAACTGAAACTGAACAAGAAGAAAGAAGAAGAATGA
- a CDS encoding glycoside hydrolase family 28 protein — protein MKTLLISLLALAGLSLQASEPVDFDKAFAESDKIVQQIKQTSFPGRVYNIMDFGAKPDTPDAPCHEAINQAIMACNQEGGGTVLVPEGTFYTGPITLKSNVNLHVSEGAVLKFSTDQDLYFPAVITRWEGLDCYNAHPLIYAYGETNIALTGKGVIDGQGSNENWWYMCGAPRYGWKEGMRSQKLGSRERLMGYAELKRPIYERVMTPEDGLRPQLINFYSCNTVLIEDVTLLNSPFWVIHPLFCESLIVRGVKIFNRGPNGDGCDPESCKNVLIENCRFDTGDDCIAIKSGRNEDGRKWNIPSENIVVRNCEMKNGHGGVVIGSEISGGYRNLYVEDCVMDSPQLDRVIRIKTSTCRGGVIENVFVRNIKVGQCNEAVLRINLKYEEREQCNRGFDPTVRNVHLKNVTCEKSRYGIVAIGLDDDKHVSNVSLEDCHFNNVKENGNRIENVSDITMKNLYINGKLFEN, from the coding sequence ATGAAAACACTATTGATTTCCCTGCTGGCTTTGGCAGGCCTTTCCTTGCAGGCATCCGAGCCTGTAGACTTTGACAAAGCATTTGCCGAGAGTGATAAGATTGTACAACAAATCAAGCAGACCAGCTTTCCGGGCAGAGTTTATAACATTATGGATTTCGGCGCGAAGCCCGATACGCCCGACGCTCCGTGCCACGAAGCGATAAACCAGGCGATTATGGCTTGCAATCAGGAAGGAGGAGGAACGGTTCTGGTTCCCGAAGGGACATTCTATACGGGTCCGATTACCTTGAAGAGCAACGTCAACTTGCACGTATCGGAAGGGGCTGTCTTAAAGTTCTCTACCGACCAGGACTTGTATTTCCCTGCGGTCATTACCCGTTGGGAAGGCTTGGACTGCTACAACGCGCATCCGTTGATTTATGCGTATGGCGAAACGAATATCGCTTTGACCGGCAAGGGCGTGATTGACGGGCAGGGCTCGAACGAGAATTGGTGGTATATGTGCGGTGCGCCCCGCTATGGCTGGAAAGAGGGGATGCGTAGCCAGAAGTTGGGAAGCCGCGAGCGTCTGATGGGCTATGCGGAATTGAAACGCCCGATTTACGAACGGGTGATGACTCCCGAAGACGGGCTTCGTCCCCAGCTCATCAATTTCTATTCGTGCAATACCGTGCTGATAGAAGACGTGACGTTGCTCAATTCTCCGTTCTGGGTGATTCATCCCTTGTTTTGCGAGAGCCTGATTGTACGGGGCGTGAAGATATTCAACCGCGGTCCGAACGGGGACGGATGCGACCCCGAATCGTGCAAGAACGTGCTGATAGAGAATTGCCGTTTCGATACGGGAGACGATTGCATTGCGATTAAATCGGGACGGAACGAAGACGGGCGGAAATGGAACATCCCGAGCGAGAACATCGTTGTGCGGAATTGCGAGATGAAGAACGGGCATGGAGGCGTGGTTATCGGAAGCGAGATATCGGGCGGATACCGCAACCTGTATGTAGAAGATTGTGTGATGGACAGCCCGCAACTGGACCGTGTCATCCGTATCAAGACCAGCACCTGCCGGGGTGGTGTGATAGAGAATGTATTTGTGCGGAATATCAAGGTAGGGCAATGCAACGAGGCGGTGTTGCGCATCAACCTGAAATACGAGGAGCGCGAGCAATGCAACCGGGGATTTGACCCGACGGTGCGCAATGTTCACCTGAAGAACGTGACCTGCGAGAAGAGCCGTTACGGCATCGTGGCTATCGGGCTGGACGATGACAAGCATGTATCCAACGTATCGCTGGAGGATTGTCACTTTAATAATGTAAAGGAGAACGGGAACCGTATCGAGAATGTGAGCGACATTACGATGAAGAACCTGTACATCAACGGGAAGCTCTTTGAAAATTAA
- the mscL gene encoding large-conductance mechanosensitive channel protein MscL: MKKTLNEFKKFAMRGNVVDMAVGIIIGGAFGKIVSSLVGDLIMPAVGVLVGGVNFSDLKWVIKHAVTEGDKVVSPEVALNYGNFIQVVFDFLIIALAVFFLVKGINALTRKKEAEAKTPPAPPADIQLLTEIRDLLKEKNL; the protein is encoded by the coding sequence ATGAAAAAGACATTGAATGAGTTTAAGAAATTTGCCATGCGGGGCAATGTGGTCGATATGGCGGTCGGCATCATTATCGGGGGCGCATTCGGAAAGATTGTATCCTCGCTGGTGGGCGACTTGATTATGCCTGCCGTGGGTGTGTTGGTAGGAGGCGTGAACTTTTCCGACCTGAAATGGGTGATAAAGCATGCGGTGACGGAGGGAGACAAGGTGGTTTCTCCGGAAGTGGCGCTCAATTATGGGAATTTCATCCAGGTGGTCTTCGATTTCCTGATTATCGCCCTGGCGGTATTCTTTCTGGTGAAAGGCATCAATGCATTGACCCGGAAGAAAGAAGCCGAGGCAAAGACTCCGCCTGCTCCGCCGGCTGATATCCAATTGTTGACCGAAATCCGGGACTTGTTGAAAGAAAAGAATTTATGA